GGGGAAAATACGACGGTATCCGTGATCGAAAACGGCGCCAAGGAGCTTTACGTATACGGCGACAAATGGGCGCGCGGCACTGAAATATTGTTTCAGGCCATGGGCCTTCGCATGCCTGAAAAGGTGAAGCAGCTGACGCTGACGGAAGGCTACCACTCCTTCTCGATCGAAGTTTTGCCTGAGTTTGCCGGCGATTATATGGTGTTCAGCAAAACCCCCGAGGCGGACAGCTCCTTCCTCCAGACCGAGACGTGGAGGAATATTCCCGCCGTCAAAAACAACCGCGTCATTGAAATCAATGCGAAAGCGTCCTCGTATAGCGACCCGATCACTCTGGACTATTTGCTGGACATTTTTACAAAAGGTTTTTTGGAAAAGAAGGCTGGGTAAAGCGATGGCGAAAGAAAATCAACGTTCCATTCCGTTTGTATATAAGCTGCTTGCCGGAATCATCGGGCTCATCGGCATGTTCGCCGTGGCGATGCTGTCGGGGGCTGCGGAGGTTGCGGTCAAGGATATCGCGCTCGCCATGTTTACCGATGCTTCCGGGGATAAAATTTCCATGATCCGCGACATTCGCTTGCCCAGGGAAATCGCGGCTGTTTTCGTCGGGTCGGCACTGGCCGTCTCCGGGGCCATCATGCAGGGAATCACGAGAAACCCGCTGGCCGATCCGGGACTGCTCGGGCTGACGGCGGGCGCCGGCGCTGCGCTTGCTGCGGCGATGGCGTTTGCTCCGACGCTGAACTACTTCGCGCTTACGCTTGTCTGTTTTACCGGGGCCGCCATCGGGGCCATCCTCGTTTTCGGCATCGGCGCGATGAAAAAAGGCGGCTTGTCCCCGATCCGGATCGTGCTGGCCGGGGCCGCCGTGTCCACGTTTCTTTATGCGGTTTCCGAAGGTATCGGCATCTTGTTTAAAATATCCAAAGATGTGTCCATGTGGACGGCGGGGGGACTCATCGGCACCACCTGGGGCCAGCTTCAAGTGATCGTCCCTTTTATAACGCTGGGGATCGCGATCTCTCTGCTCCTCTCCAGACAACTCACCATTCTGAGCCTGAGCGAAGAAGTCGCTGCCGGGCTGGGGCAAAAGATTAAGCAAATCCGGTCGGTTCTCATTGCCGTCATCATTCTGCTCGCCGGGGCCTCGGTGGCGCTGGTCGGGAATTTGGCTTTCATCGGATTGATGGTTCCGCATATCGTGCGCGCGATCGTCGGTACGGATTACCGCTTCATCATCCCGATGTCGGCCGTTTCGGGCGCGGTCCTGATGCTTTTTGCCGATACGCTCGGCCGTACCGTCAATTCGCCTTATGAAGCACCGGTGGCGGCAATTGTCGCCATGATGGGGCTGCCTTTTTTCCTGCTGATCGCGCGCAAAGGGGGTAAAACCTTCTCATGATCCCCCGGGCTCTTATCCGAAAACAGCGAGCCATTGTGCTGGCCTTATTCACGCTTATCGCTATCATCATCGTTATCGGGGCGGGGACGGGTTACTCCTCGCTTTCCTATAACCGGCTGATTCCCACCCTGCTTGGTCAGGGAACGTTTAAGGAGGAATTCGTGCTGTTTTCGCTCCGGCTGCCGCGGATATGCATAACGCTGCTGGCCGGCATGGCGCTGGCCCTCTCCGGTTCTATCCTGCAGGGAATTACAAGGAACGATCTGGCCGACCCCGGCATGGTCGGCATCAACTCAGGAGCAGGCGTAGCTGTGGCCGTCTTTTTCCTGTTTATCCCGATAGAGGCCGGCACATTCGCCTATTTGCTGCCGCTCGCCGCATTCGCCGGCGCGCTGGTCACGGCCTGCCTCATTTATTTATTTTCATACAGCAAAAAAGACGGCCTCCAGCCGTTCAAACTCATTCTCATCGGCGTCGGCTTCTCCCTTGCTCTTTCCGGGACGATGATCGTGCTGATTTCCTCCGCGGATTATCATAAGGTCGATTTTATTGCGAAATGGCTGTCCGGCAACATTTGGGGCGACGACTGGAAGTTCGTTTGGGCGGTACTGCCATGGATGGCTCTGCTGATTCCTTTTGCTTTGTACAAGGCAGCCCGGCTTAACCTTCTGCAGCTGGGCGACCCTGCAGCCATAGGTGTCGGCGTATCGGTCCAAAGAGAGCGCATCGTGCTGCTGCTTGCCGCCGTCGCCTTGGCCGCTTCGGTCGTTTCGGTAACCGGAGGCATAGCGTTTGTCGGATTAATGGCCCCGCATCTTGCCAAAGCGCTGATCGGTCCCCGGCACCAGCTCTTTATCCCGATCGCCATTCTGATCGGCGGCTTTCTGTTATTGCTTGCCGATACGATCGGACGCAACGCGGCCGACCCCGACGGCATTCCCGCAGGTATTGTCGTCGCGTTGATCGGCGCGCCTTATTTTATTTTCCTTCTTTTTAAAAAATAAACGGTTGGAGCAGGGTTTCCCCTGTCCAACCGCCAGACTGCGAAGCCCGTTTCCAACGTGAATCCCATGATAGGTGTGAGGGGTATTCCCCGGAGAGTTTACGGGCCGCCTT
The window above is part of the Paenibacillus hamazuiensis genome. Proteins encoded here:
- a CDS encoding FecCD family ABC transporter permease; amino-acid sequence: MIPRALIRKQRAIVLALFTLIAIIIVIGAGTGYSSLSYNRLIPTLLGQGTFKEEFVLFSLRLPRICITLLAGMALALSGSILQGITRNDLADPGMVGINSGAGVAVAVFFLFIPIEAGTFAYLLPLAAFAGALVTACLIYLFSYSKKDGLQPFKLILIGVGFSLALSGTMIVLISSADYHKVDFIAKWLSGNIWGDDWKFVWAVLPWMALLIPFALYKAARLNLLQLGDPAAIGVGVSVQRERIVLLLAAVALAASVVSVTGGIAFVGLMAPHLAKALIGPRHQLFIPIAILIGGFLLLLADTIGRNAADPDGIPAGIVVALIGAPYFIFLLFKK
- a CDS encoding FecCD family ABC transporter permease, whose translation is MAKENQRSIPFVYKLLAGIIGLIGMFAVAMLSGAAEVAVKDIALAMFTDASGDKISMIRDIRLPREIAAVFVGSALAVSGAIMQGITRNPLADPGLLGLTAGAGAALAAAMAFAPTLNYFALTLVCFTGAAIGAILVFGIGAMKKGGLSPIRIVLAGAAVSTFLYAVSEGIGILFKISKDVSMWTAGGLIGTTWGQLQVIVPFITLGIAISLLLSRQLTILSLSEEVAAGLGQKIKQIRSVLIAVIILLAGASVALVGNLAFIGLMVPHIVRAIVGTDYRFIIPMSAVSGAVLMLFADTLGRTVNSPYEAPVAAIVAMMGLPFFLLIARKGGKTFS